A region of Streptomyces sp. NBC_01788 DNA encodes the following proteins:
- a CDS encoding LnmK family bifunctional acyltransferase/decarboxylase, with protein sequence MPGTEDSLLRPEVWRAPDGSVGRLVTVKPGMCGHNSLFIGQVGDWTWETVSEVCGTDAFNAVNDRGRPTYLSFYYFRVRSGGQLHTGALTFGDRIETTSRVFGYGSESVLTLHRIRRVPPGSEAKPEQGLDPDEFFAARQPDCLYVQNFNRWVTRSHAGSNEGLITSAPADFRHAHLPHLPAAYSPRAAYGSARVRQTFHDPQDPEWEELVAADEVEYPIDITRDINGVGLLYFASYFSIIDGALLKMWRNQGRADRRFLDRTVLDHQLCYLGNADADSVLRIRLRSWRRRDDPAEERWNAVVEDAASGRCLAVCTLHVRLEGSNAAAQ encoded by the coding sequence ATGCCCGGGACCGAGGATTCGCTGCTGCGGCCAGAGGTGTGGCGCGCCCCCGACGGCTCGGTCGGCCGGCTGGTCACCGTCAAACCCGGTATGTGCGGGCACAATTCGCTGTTCATCGGCCAGGTGGGCGACTGGACCTGGGAGACTGTCAGCGAGGTCTGCGGCACCGACGCGTTCAACGCGGTCAACGACCGGGGCCGGCCCACCTACCTCTCCTTCTACTACTTCAGGGTCCGCTCCGGCGGGCAGCTTCACACGGGCGCGCTGACCTTCGGCGACCGGATCGAGACCACCTCGCGGGTGTTCGGCTACGGCAGCGAGTCGGTGCTGACCCTGCACCGGATCCGCCGGGTGCCGCCCGGCTCCGAGGCGAAGCCCGAACAGGGCCTGGATCCCGACGAGTTCTTCGCAGCCCGGCAGCCCGACTGCCTGTACGTGCAGAACTTCAACCGTTGGGTCACCCGTAGTCACGCCGGCAGCAACGAGGGACTGATCACCTCCGCGCCGGCCGACTTCCGGCACGCCCACCTGCCGCACCTGCCCGCCGCCTACTCGCCGCGGGCGGCGTACGGGTCGGCCCGGGTCCGGCAGACCTTCCACGACCCGCAGGACCCGGAGTGGGAGGAGCTGGTGGCCGCGGACGAGGTCGAGTACCCGATCGACATCACCCGCGACATCAACGGCGTCGGACTCCTCTACTTCGCCTCGTACTTCTCCATCATCGACGGTGCCCTGCTCAAAATGTGGCGGAACCAGGGACGCGCCGACCGTAGATTCCTCGATCGAACGGTGCTGGATCACCAGCTCTGCTACCTCGGCAATGCCGACGCCGACTCGGTGCTGCGGATCCGGCTGCGCTCCTGGCGGCGCCGTGACGACCCGGCCGAGGAACGCTGGAACGCGGTGGTCGAGGACGCCGCGAGCGGCCGCTGCCTGGCGGTCTGCACCCTGCACGTACGACTGGAGGGCTCGAATGCCGCAGCGCAGTGA
- a CDS encoding acyl carrier protein has protein sequence MPQRSDTDRAAVTRLVHETVAAILPQVPVEQITGDKHLKDLGADSVDRVEIIMALIDALGVREPMAGFSTVPDIDALIDFLVEVKQR, from the coding sequence ATGCCGCAGCGCAGTGATACCGACCGCGCCGCAGTGACCCGCCTGGTGCACGAGACCGTCGCCGCCATCCTGCCCCAGGTGCCCGTCGAGCAGATCACCGGCGACAAGCACCTCAAGGACCTCGGCGCGGACTCGGTGGACCGGGTGGAGATCATCATGGCGCTGATCGACGCGCTCGGAGTGCGCGAGCCGATGGCCGGCTTCAGCACCGTGCCCGACATCGACGCCCTGATCGACTTCCTGGTGGAGGTGAAGCAGCGATGA
- a CDS encoding hydroxymethylglutaryl-CoA synthase family protein, with product MTVRIGIEALNVHAGFAQLSTAELFEGRGLDRERIGHLMMRARSIALPCEDPITNAVNAAAPIVNRLAPQDKERIELILTSSESGVDFSKSIASYVHEFLGLSRKCRVMEVKQACYAATGALQIAAGYLASGVSPGAKALVIATDVSMVDARAGYAEPATGTGASAMLLGDDPRVLALDLGAFGTHAYETMDSARPMPDYDIADVDGSLFAYLDCVSNSFTDYCGKVADVDLQTTFDQLALHTPFAGLVKAAHRKLMREHARATPDAIEADFAARVSPSLVYPSQVGNLCSGSVYLALASLIDNAPYRGTARVGLFSYGSGCASEFFSGLIDEGSRAALAELDIAGRLTARVPLGFAEYTELLAENSRCLVPVENRKIEVERYLRFLDARPGGREPLLAYRGTEGYHRTYEWV from the coding sequence ATGACCGTCCGGATCGGCATCGAGGCGCTGAACGTCCACGCCGGCTTCGCCCAACTGTCCACCGCCGAGCTGTTCGAGGGCCGCGGCCTGGACCGGGAGCGGATCGGCCACCTGATGATGCGGGCCCGCTCGATCGCCCTGCCCTGCGAGGACCCGATCACCAACGCCGTCAACGCGGCCGCTCCGATCGTCAACCGGCTCGCCCCGCAGGACAAGGAGCGGATCGAACTGATCCTCACCTCCAGCGAATCCGGCGTCGACTTCAGCAAGTCGATCGCCTCGTACGTCCACGAGTTCCTGGGCCTCAGCCGCAAGTGCCGGGTGATGGAGGTCAAGCAGGCATGCTACGCCGCCACCGGCGCCCTGCAGATCGCCGCCGGCTACCTGGCCTCCGGCGTCTCCCCGGGCGCCAAGGCGCTGGTGATCGCCACCGACGTGTCCATGGTGGACGCCCGGGCCGGCTACGCGGAACCCGCCACCGGCACCGGCGCCTCCGCCATGCTGCTCGGCGATGATCCTCGGGTCCTCGCCCTCGACCTCGGCGCGTTCGGCACGCACGCCTACGAGACCATGGACTCGGCGCGGCCGATGCCGGACTACGACATCGCTGACGTCGACGGCTCGCTGTTCGCCTACCTGGACTGCGTGTCCAACAGCTTCACCGACTACTGCGGCAAGGTCGCCGATGTCGACCTGCAGACCACCTTCGACCAACTCGCCCTGCACACCCCGTTCGCCGGGCTGGTCAAGGCCGCACACCGCAAACTCATGCGGGAACATGCCCGAGCCACCCCTGACGCCATCGAGGCGGACTTCGCCGCCCGGGTGTCGCCTTCGCTGGTCTACCCCAGCCAGGTCGGCAACCTCTGTTCCGGCTCCGTCTACCTGGCCCTGGCCAGCCTCATCGACAACGCCCCGTACCGGGGCACCGCCCGGGTCGGCCTGTTCTCGTACGGCTCGGGCTGCGCCTCCGAGTTCTTCAGCGGACTCATCGACGAGGGTTCCCGCGCCGCGCTCGCCGAGCTGGACATCGCGGGCCGGCTGACCGCACGAGTTCCGCTGGGCTTCGCCGAGTACACCGAGCTGCTCGCCGAGAACAGCCGCTGTCTGGTCCCGGTCGAGAACCGCAAGATCGAGGTCGAGCGCTACCTGCGCTTCCTCGACGCCCGCCCCGGCGGCCGGGAGCCGCTGCTGGCGTACCGCGGCACCGAGGGCTACCACCGCACCTACGAGTGGGTCTAG
- a CDS encoding phosphopantetheine-binding protein encodes MDDSDIFEAVRRNLGVVVYDLDTSTVTLDNSLAELGCNSIDRAEVVTLTMEDMGISVPVMEFQQTRDIRSLVTLLARHSA; translated from the coding sequence ATGGACGACAGCGACATCTTCGAGGCGGTCCGGCGCAATCTGGGCGTCGTGGTGTACGACCTGGACACCTCCACCGTCACCCTCGACAACAGCCTCGCCGAACTGGGCTGCAACAGCATCGACCGGGCCGAGGTGGTGACCCTCACCATGGAGGACATGGGCATCAGCGTGCCCGTGATGGAGTTCCAGCAGACCCGGGACATCCGCTCGCTGGTCACCTTGCTCGCCCGGCACTCCGCGTGA